GGTCGCGAAATAAGACCTTGGTCGGATTAAAATTGCGTCGATTGGCTTGAGCCAAGCCGGATCGTCAGAGGTCAGATCGGCTCGGTTTGCGCGCGGGAAGCGAGTCTCACCAATGATGCTTAAAGACCACTCCCGAAATAATACATCCTCCCATTAGTGATACCGCGTGTTGGGACGATTGCTCGATCACGCTCTGCATTACGAATGGCAGCAACCGCAATTCCGATTGAGTCCGTAGGCCTCTCTGGCTGCGGCGCAGTTTGGATCGCTACTTGCGTCTCCCAGCGACATGGATCCTGGCACTTTACTGTCGCGGCTGCTCTTTGGCGCAGCGATCGTGATGGCGCTCCTGGCATCCTTCGAAGCCTTCATGGTGATGGTGAGGCTGGTCAGGGCTCTCGAGGGCGCCTTGCTTCGATAGGCGTGCGGCCTCCCACGCCATAAAAGTGACGCAGTCGAATCTCCCTTTGCCATTCGCGCAAGCTACGCCGAAGAAGCGCCGGGGAAAGACTTATCGTGCGGCCGACCGGGCGCGGCGAAGCTGCGTCGCCCTGCCGAAAGGGCGTTGGTAGCAAGTTGAAAAAGACCGCTCGCCGTGCGCCTAATGCACGGCGAGGTCAGCAGGCCAAATCGGCCCGAAACGAGCGAACCAGAGACATCTCGCGTGATAGAGAATGGCACAGTGAAGTCGGTTCAACTTCGTCGGATGTACGCATTGTGTGTGTTGGCCCTTGCCGGATGCGCCAGTGCGGCGGTTACCCAGCAAGCCCAGCGCGCGCCTGCCGACAATGAGCAGCCCACCCAGATTGTCGTCTATCCCTTCGCGGCGAACCCGTCCGAGGTTACGCTAAACCAGAGCATCGTTCAGCGCGCCTACCGCGATGCGAGCGGCGATAACGAAAGCGCCGCGCAACTGCAGATCGCGCACGATACCGCGCAGGCGATTTGTCAGCAGGTGGTCTCCGACCTCAAGGACCAGGGCTACAACGCGGTCTGCGTCGCACGCGGGACCTACGTGGCCGGCGACAATATCCTTCTTATCGATGGTGCGCTGACCAATATCAACGAGGGCAACCGGTTACGCCGGCTGGTGATCGGCTTCGGCACCGGGTCCTCGACTCTGGACAGCGACGTGTCGATGTACCAGCGGATCGCCGGCAACCTGAATCAGGTCCTCGCATTCAGCACCCACGCCGACAGCGGCAAGATGCCGGGCGCGGCGGTGATGGCGCCGGTCGGCGTGGCCGCGGGCGGCGGCGCGGCCGCTATAGTCGGCATGAACGCGGCGGTCGGTGGAGCCAAGACCTACAGTTCATCGACGAGCAGCCTGGCGAGGAAGACCGCAACGCAGATCGTCCAGACCGTGACTGACTATACCGTGCGGGCGGGATGGCGGACGCAGTAGCGGTGCGAAGGCCGGAAGTGCCGCGGCAAAGGCGATGTCCCGGTGCATCGCAGCCCGCTTTTGCCGCCGCTAATCGTCTTGGCCAAAAGAACCAAAACGCTTGGCCAAAAAACGAAAACGCGCAAAAGCGCAAACCGTAGCCGCCCCGCCGCGCGGAAGCGCGCCGCGCGGTGCGACGCCGCTCAGGAGCGCACCGGACGGGATGCCGGCGCGCCGTCTATTGCTCGTGCTCGCGGCGTTGGCGCTCGCGGCTATCGTCCTCGTGACGATGACGATGAGCCGCTGGCGGCATCGTCGCGCCGCAGCCGAGCCGGCGGCCTCTTCCGCATCGCCGCCCGCTTTCGTCGGCGCGGCGGCCTGCGGCGGATGCCACGAGCGCGAGCTTAAGCTTTGGAACGGATCGCATCACGAGCTCGCGATGCTGCCGGCAAACGGCTCGACGGTGCTGGGCGACTTCAACGACGCCAGCATCGCCGACGGCGCGGTGACCTCGCGAATGTTCCGGCGCGGCGGCAAGTTCATCGTGCGAACCGGCGGACCCGATGGCGCGCTGCACGACTATGAAATCAAGTTCACCTTCGGCGTCTCGCCCCTGCAACAGTATCTAGTCGAGATGCCGGGAGGCCGGCTGCAGGCGCTCGGGATCGCATGGGACAGCCGCCCGCGCGAACGCGGCGGCCAGCGCTGGTTCAATCTGTTTCCCGGCATCAAGCCGGGCGCCAACGATCCCCTGCATTGGACCGGCATCGACCAGAACTGGAACTTCATGTGCGCGGACTGCCATTCCACCAATCTGCGCAAGAACTACCATCCCGACACGCGCACGTTCACCACTTCCTATGCGGAGATCGACGTCGCCTGCGAGGCGTGCCATGGTCCGGGCTCCAGACACGTGGCATGGGCCGCGCCCAGCGCGCCTCGGCGCGGTTACCAGGCCGGCGCCGAAGCCGATGACGGACTGCCGATCGCGTTCGATGAGCGGCGGGGCGTCAATTGGAAAACCGACCCTTTAAGCGGCAACGTGGTGCGTAGCGCGCCGCGCCGGAGCGAGCGTGAAATTCAGACCTGCGCGCGATGCCACTCGCGGCGAAGCCAGATCCACGAGGATTACGTGCACGGCCAGCCGGTCGGCGACGACTATCGCGTCGCGCTGCTCGCGGAGAACCTCTACTATCCCGACGGACAGATTAAAGATGAGGACTACGAGTACGGCTCGTTCATCCAGAGCAGGATGTACCACGCTGGGGTGACGTGCAGCGATTGCCACGAGCCGCACAGCCTCAAGCTTCGCGCGCCGGGCAACGGCGTCTGCCTGCAATGCCATGCCGCCGCCAGGTACGATTCCCCCGCGCATCACTTTCACCAAACCGGATCGCCGGGCGCGCGATGCGTCGAATGTCATATGCCGGCGCGAATCTACATGACGGTCGATGCGCGGCGCGATCACAGCATTCGCATTCCGCGCCCCGATCTCTCGGTCAAGATCGGCGTGCCGAACGCCTGCACTGGATGCCATCGCGACAAATCCGCGGATTGGGCGGCGAGCGCGATGGTCAAGTGGTACCGGCATCAGCCGGTGGGATTTCAGCGTTTCGCCGAGGCGCTGAATGCCGGAGCGATCGGCGCCCCGGAGGCCCCAAGCGCCCTTGCGCAACTCGCCGCGGATTCCGAGCAGCCGGCGATCGCTCGCGCGAGCGCGCTCGCGCTGATGGCCGGCTACTCCGAATCCGATCGCGGCGAGCCGATGCGCGCGGGCGCGCGCGACGCCTCGCCGCTGGTCAGAGGCGCCGCCGCCCGTCTTCTGCCGCAAGCCGATCCGCAGGCGAGTCCGGACGTGTCCGCGCGGTTGCTCCGCGATCCGGTACGCGCGGTGCGAATCGAGGCGGCGGAAGCGCTTGCGGGTGCGCCCGCGGGCGCCCTGGCCGAGGGAGAGTCGGCCGCGCTTCAAAGAGCGGTCGGCGAATATATTGCGGCGCAGGAGCTGAACGCGGACCGGCCGGAGGCGCATAGCAATCTCGCGCTTTTGTTCGCGAGGGAGAAGCGGTTTGACGAGGCGCAGCGCGAACTTGCAACCGCGCTCGCGCTCGATCCGTCCTTCGCGCCGGCCGCCGTGGACCTTGCCGATCTCGATCGCGAACTTGGGCGCGAGGCCGACGGCGAGCGCGTGCTGCGCGAGGCCATCGCCCGTTCACCGGCCGACGCGCCGCTCCAGCATGCGCTCGGCCTGCTGTTGGTGCGCCAGGGACACAGGCAGGAGGCGCTCGAGCATCTGGCGGCGGCCGCGCGGCTTGACCCCGCCAGCGCGCGCTTCGCTTACGTGTACGCGGTGGCGCTCAATGGCACGAGGCAAGGGGGCAAGGCGCTCGACGTGCTCGAGGACGACGTGGCGCGCCATCCCTACGATTGCGACGCGCTCGGCGCGCTCGCGGCCTTCTACCGGAGCGCGGGAAATTTCAAAATGGCCGACGGTTACGCGAAACGTCTGGCCGAACTGGGTTCCGCCTGTCCGGCGCAACCATCGGCTCAATAGGACCTCACAGGTGCCTCGGCCGCCACGCGGGCAATCAACGGGAGTTTCTGTTAAACATGCCGTTACCAGGAACCTGACGGACATCGATTATGGGTGACAGCTTTGCCGGCCTGAACAACATCTTCAACGACACCGATGCTTGGCGAACCGCGTCGATGCTGGGGTTCGCGATGCTGGTCGCGTGGCAGGCGGGACGACGGCTTGGGCGGCGGTTGCGGGTCGAAGACACAAAAATACCCGTATCCAAATTCCTCGACGGAAGTCTTGCGCTCCTGGGCCTGCTGCTCGGATTCACTTTCTCGCTGGCGATCGTCAAGTACGATCAGCGCCGCTTGGCGCTGCTTGCCGACAGCAACGCGATCGGCGACTTCTACACCTGCGCGACCCTGCTGAAGGACCCGGTGCGAACGCAATTGCAGTCGGTGGTTCGCGACTATACGAGGCTGCGCGTCGAGTTGGCGTCCAGGCCGGTCAATCCGGCCGAGTTCGAAGACGCGCTCGAGCGGATGCAGCACATGCAGGACCGCATGACCGCCCTTGTCGATCAGGCCCTCACGGCGGGCACGCCGATCTCGGTTTCGTTGACCAACACGCTCAATGGCCTAATCAGTAACCACGCAGCACGCCTCGCCGCGGTCCGCGACCGGCTGCCGGTGAGCGTCGTGTTACTGCTGCTCCTGGCCGCGGTTGTCGCCTCGCTATTGGTCGGGCGCGAACAGGGAGCGTCGAACGAGACCGACCTTGCGGGGACCGTCTGCTTCGTTGCGCTGGCAACCTTCGTCGTCTTCGTTATCCTCGACCTCAACCAGCCCGAGCGCGGCCTGATTACCATCAATCAGGAGCCGATGCTCCGGCTCCTGTCATCGATGAAATAGGCTCGCGCGAAGCAACCTGCGGGCTATGGCTGCGCGCTCTGATGCACGGTCCAGCCGTTGCCGGTCAGTTGCTGCTGCGCAAGCGGCGTCATCCCGGCCGGAATCCACAGCACGCGGTTCTGCTGTGCCAGCAAGGCAGGAGTGGTCACGAAACCCGCTATCCGCGGAGTCCAGGATACGTAGTCAACCGGCGCGGGCAGAATCACGGTATTGTTCTGATCGCGCGCGATCAGGATCGAGGGCGCTCCGAGATTCGTGATCGCGGCTTTTTGCTGGCTCCACTGAGCGAGCATTCGGATCGAAGTCACGAAGAATCGCGCCTGGTACTCTGTGAGCACGTTGCTCAACGCCACCGCCACCAGGCGGCGGCCAGGGATGCTGCCGAGGCTTTCCAGATCGGTGACCGCGGAAACCTGCAGGCTCAGCGGAATCGCGGTGTTGTGGCTGAACGCGGCAATCTCCGCCTGTGAACAGCCGATATCCTGCAGCTTCTTTTCGACCAGCAGAATAAGGTCGCCCTTCGGCGTCTGATAGACTAGGTCGTTGGTGAACTCCACCCCTGTGATAATCATCGAGCCGGGGACGGCGACGCTGACCGCGGTATTGACCGCCAGGCGCGCCGAGAACATCACCCAGGCCGTCGAGTTGAGCTTCTCCTTCAGAATCGGATTCGTAGTGTACGGATCGACGTGCAGCTTTTTCGCCAACTGCCGGCGGACGTCGTCGTAGCCCAGAGCCGTGAGCGTAATATTGGCCGTCTCACCGGCGGTCTGGGAGGCCCGCTCGCCGCCGCTCTCGGAGGAATTCGTCGCCGTGGCCCAGAGCGAGTCCGCGCCGAGACTCACCCGGCCAAAAAACTCGCCGACCCCGCTTGGCAGGCCGGTCACCGTATCCAGCGGATGGGTTACCATCTGCACGCCCATCTTGACCGGTCGCGCGGCGCTCTGCGCGAGCGCCTGAGCGAAGACCGTCGACTTCCGCATCTGTTCGAGTTGTTCGATCGCAGGAATCTCCGACAGGCGTATCTTCAGGAGATTGAGACTCTCGACCTCGTACGATCCCGCGTCCTCGTGAAACACCGACTGGTCCAACACGATCGTGTAACGGCCCATCGCTCCGTTAGTCATCACCAGCGGCTCGACGTGATACCCGGGGCCCGCCAGCGCAGCCGCGGGCAGGAGTTGACTCGCGTTTACGATGGGCGGTTGCTCGAACTGGCCGGCGCTCTGCGCCCATAGCGCCTGCGGGGCAAGGACCAGCGTTACTGCCATCAGATAGCGTTTAAGTCTCGCGCGGCGGGCGGATCGGGTGCCGTTGGATGAGTCAGCCTGGGTCACTTCATTGCTCCTGTAGATCGTTGAGTCGGCGCGCGCCGAACTGGATTTAGCCGCCGGTGGATGCCCGCGCGGGCGCTTTGAAAAACAATCGGACCAGGGCTCCATCGCCCATGGCCCGGTTGATCTCCTGCAAGGTCAGGTAGGCCGAAACGATGAGACAGATGAGCAGCACGCAGCCAAGAAAGCGGTCGAGATTGGCGTTGGCGATCATTATCGCGACGGCGTGTCGCAAGTCGCCGTTCTTGCGGTAGGCGTCGAAGATCTTCTCGCCCATCCAGACCGCGATCACCGCCAGTCCATAAATCACCGTCTTGCCGACGACTACGACGGCGCGCGGATAGCGACTTGCGTTGCGTTTGGATTCCGCCCAGTCCATCAGCAGCATCACCTTGGCGAGAATCAGCGCACCGACCGCGGCCTTGGAAAACGCGTAGAACTCGATCGAATATTGCTCGATAAACAGTTTGAGCAGCAGCAGGATGACCATCAGCGCGGCAAAAAAGAAAATCACCGATGGCAGCATCTTGATAAATTCGTCCGCCGTCAACCGCGCGGCGCTCGCCATCCCGGCCGACAGCCGCTGCATATTTGTGCCCTTCATCGCCATCTCCAGTTACTGGCGGAAGATTACCGCCACCAGCGCCACCACCCCCAGGACCGAGATCGACGCCGCGACCAGTCCTGCCAACGAGCGAGGACACTGCGGGTACTGCGCCTTGAGGAGACGGATGTTCTGCCGGTATTCCATGGTGGCGAGCGCCAGCGCTCCCAATCCAATCAAGACCAGCGCCAGCGCAAACTCGCGCGGACCGATCAGGCGAGCTGTGTAAGCGCTGCCATGTCCTTCGATCTGAAAGAATTTGTATATGCTGAAGCCGAAAGTGATGAGCGAAGTCGCCGTCCGGATCCAGGACATCATCAGGTTTTCGTAGGCGATGCGCGTTCGCTCCAGGTCGAACCTCGCCGCCGCATCTATTTCCGGCGCGGCCTGCGGCTGCTGATTGGTCATCGAGTAAATCCCTGCTTTCAGGCCGGCCGCCGCCGCATCGCGCTTCGCACGATCGTGATGCTTCGTTCGGTGACTCAAAAACGGCGATTGCTTCCATTGCTTCTACCCTTTTGAGTCGGCGGACGCTATCGGGCCGCTCGCCGCCGCGCCAGACAGGAGAAAAGTGACCGCGAGAGACCCGAATTTAGATCCGGGCCACGGATACCCATAGCCAATACGACCCGGCCCTGCTCGCGGAAAGGCCTGCGGAGGGTCGGTACCGCCGGCCTGCGGATTCGACTCTGGCAGCAAAACGGCGATGCGCACAGTTGGACTTTGGTCCTAGTCGGGCGTGCGCGGCGCGCAACGCATGAATAAAGCGCGGACGCTCGGCGTCAGTAGTTGAGTACCATTGATTGAAACAGACGTTTCAGATAAAAACGTCCACCGGCTTGATTGAAACAAACGTTACATGAAACGGCTGGTACAGGAATGAAGAAAGACGCGGCACCTGAACGCCGGGTGAAGCTGCTCGACGACGTCGTTGAATATCTACTTAGCAACGGCCTCGCCGGGCTTTCCCTGAGGCCGCTGGCGGCGGGGATAAATACGAGCCCGCGGATGCTGCTCTATTTCTTCGGCTCCAAAGAGAAACTGATATCCGAAGCTATGGCAGAAATCCGTCTGCGCCAAAGGGCCGACTTTGCGCGGGCGATTGCCGGACACGGCGGACGCGAGGAACGGCTCCTGCGCGCGTGGAGCGCATGGTCGTCGCCGAAGACCGCGAGATTCTGGAAGTTCTGCTTCGAAGTTTATGGGGCCGCGCTGCAAAAGCCCGGACAGTTTGCGGAATTCCTGGAACGATTTATCAACGAATGGCTGACGCCGTTCGAGCAGGCGCTTCGCGCCGCCGAGGTGCCGCCCGCGCGTGCGCGCCACCTCGCCACGCTTTCGTTGGCCGCGATGCGCGGGCTGCAGTTCGACCTGCTCGCGACCGGCGCTCGGCCGCGCATCGGCGCGGCATTTCGCGAGCTGCTGGGCCTGCTGGCCGTGGCGATCCGCGAGGCTCGCGACGCGCCAGCCGGAGCAAAAGCGGCATCGCCATCGATGAGTCGCGGACGAGAGACTGAGAGGGCGCCCGCGATGGCTGAAGTACGGGCCCCGCGCCCCCGGCCGCGGCGGCGTGGAAGAAACCGGATTGATCAATGAAAGGAGGCGCTCATTTATGGCTCTCCCCGCATTCGACAGGAAAAAACTGACTCGCGACACACTGGCTGCGATCGCGCAGTTCGGCGCCGGCAGGAAATTCGTCGGGCATGACGGCCGCCAGTACATCGTCCGAGGGAGCGAGAAGCCCGAGTCGGAAACTTTCATCGACGTGGCGGTGAACATCGACGGCGTGGATACGGCGGTAGCGAGGTACGCCGTGGTCCTCATCAGGATTGCCGGGCAATGAACGATCCGGCAAACGGAATTCAAAGACCGCCCAATGGTCGGGCGCAGACTGTTGGACGGGTGCAGGAACAGATGGCTGAAGAAAAATCCCGCCGCACGAATGCGGCCGTTAAGAGGTCGACCACAGTGATGACTTTGCAGGAGGTCGCGGACTACCTACGAGTGACGCGTTCAACGATCCATCGGTTGCTCAAGCGTAATGAGATTCCGGCGTTCAGAATCGGCAGACACTGGCGTTTCAATGTCGAAGAGATCGAGAACTGGTGCGCGTCGCGCGCGTCGGGCAAAGGTCCTGCGATGGATGCCTAAGCGGATTCCCAGGAACACCGATCCCGCGGCCGTGGTGCTGGTGGGCGACGCCTGCTGTTCGATGCGGTCGAGCCTTCCCGACCGGGGTCCGCGGGACCGCCGAAGCGGTCAGCCATGCGCGCCTTGCAGCGCTGACTGAATACTCAGTCTGCCAGCAGCTCGTGAAGGATGCCGTCTATCGCCGGGTTGTCGCGCGGGTTCATCGGCGCCATATGTCCCCAGATCGAAGAGATGACCCGGCATCTGGCTCCGGCAATATGTTGCGCCTCATACTCGCTGTCGGCCGGCGGAAAATAGCGGTCGTTATCGACCGGCGCCACGATAGTGCGCGCCCTTATCGCGCCGAGCGCGGCCTCGAAGTTGCCGCGGTAGGCCGGATTGTCGCTGATATCGCCGTTGAGCCAGGTCCATAGCTGCGAGAGGAGGTCGTTGGCGTCCAGGCGCATGAAGAACGGCTCCCAGAAGTAAGCGACGTGCTCCTGATAGTCATGCGCGCCGAAGTCCCGATACACCTCGGTGCGGAAGAAGGGTTCCGACGTTCCCCATCCGGCATAGATCGCCGCAAAGGCTTTCAGCCCATCGATCGGAGGCCGATCGTAAAAGCCGCCGGCGAAGGCCGGATCCAGTTCGAGCGCGCGTCTGAGCGCGAGCAGGAAGACCTTGTTGTATGACGCGGTCCGCGCCGACCCCGCGATCGGACACGCGGCGCGCACCATGTCCGGGAATTGCGCCGCCCACTCGAAGGTCTGGCACGCGCCCATCGACCATCCGGTCACCAGGCGCAAACGCGAGAGCCCGAGCTTTTGCGTGAGCAGGACGTGCTGGAGGCGGACGTTGTCATGGATCGTGACCTTGGGGAAGCGGCCGCGTTCGTTGGGCGAGAGGGTGTTGCTGGGCGAAGAGGAGAGCCCGTTGCCCAGCAGGTTGGTCATGACGATGAAATACTTGCGCGGATCGAGCGCGCGGCCCTCGCCGACCATGAAGGTTTGGATGTCGTTGTGTGTTCCGGTGTACCAGCTTGGCACCAGGACCGCGTTGTCGCGCGCGGGACCGAGATTTCCGAGAGTTTTGTAGGCGAGGCGGGCGAGCGGAAGAAAACCGCCGTGCTGCAACTGCACGCCAGGCACTTCGAGCACTTCGTAGTCGCTCATAGTCGCTTCCCTCAGGGTTCCTGCGATGTCTGACGGCCGCCAACTGCACCTGGCCGGCGCTGCCTGCTTATATCAGATTTCCATGCGAACGTATCGCAAAATCAATGGAGCGCGGTTGAAGCATCGGGCCGCGATTGCTACATCGACGGCACGGAAGATCAACCGGCTATGAATATTTTGATGAAAGCGCTCGCGAGGTTGTTTGCGCTGTCGATCGCGATTTGCGTCCTGTCGGGGATTCTCCCGCTCGCGGGCTTCGCGCAAAACCAGACCGCAGCGGAGCTCGCGGCCGAAGAAAAACTCATCACGGATTTCACCGATCCGCTCACCACCCTGCCGCAGATTTCCATCAGAGATGCCTTCACCCCCGCGAATTTCGGCACCAACGTTCAAACCAATCAGGTGATCCTGAGACCGATCATCCCGCGGCTGCCGCAATACTCGCTCTTCCCGTTTGTGCAGCTTATCCGGCCGACCTTTACGCTGGTGACGGTTCCATATCCCAAGGGCAATACGCGCACGGAATTCGGCGACATGCAGTTGTTCGATCTGGCGGCGCTGCCGTGGCCGTCGCGAGGAACGGGACTGTTGATTGGGGTGGGTCCGATGTTCGTTTTTCCCACCGCCACCTCGAGGAGCGCCGGCCAGGGCGCCTGGCAGGCGGGCCCGGCAATAGGCGCGGTTTACAAGGGCATACCCTCGCTGGTCTGCGGGTTCGTCTTGCAGGACCCGATTTCCTTCGCCTACACCTCGCGCAATCGTCCGCCGCTCAACACGATCCAGTTTCAGCCGGTGGCGGCGGTGCACGTATGGGAAGGTTGGTACCTGCGCTCCGCCGAGGCAACGTGGCTCGTGGGCCTGCATCGCAATTCGTCGACCGTGCTGCCACTGAGTCTTGGAATCGGCGATGTGATCATTCGTCCGAACCTACCGCCGCTCAACTTCTTCGTGAGCGGCCAGTGGACGGTCTATCGGCAGTTTTCGCCCGTCG
This genomic stretch from Candidatus Binataceae bacterium harbors:
- a CDS encoding alpha/beta fold hydrolase; protein product: MSDYEVLEVPGVQLQHGGFLPLARLAYKTLGNLGPARDNAVLVPSWYTGTHNDIQTFMVGEGRALDPRKYFIVMTNLLGNGLSSSPSNTLSPNERGRFPKVTIHDNVRLQHVLLTQKLGLSRLRLVTGWSMGACQTFEWAAQFPDMVRAACPIAGSARTASYNKVFLLALRRALELDPAFAGGFYDRPPIDGLKAFAAIYAGWGTSEPFFRTEVYRDFGAHDYQEHVAYFWEPFFMRLDANDLLSQLWTWLNGDISDNPAYRGNFEAALGAIRARTIVAPVDNDRYFPPADSEYEAQHIAGARCRVISSIWGHMAPMNPRDNPAIDGILHELLAD
- a CDS encoding cytochrome c3 family protein; this translates as MPARRLLLVLAALALAAIVLVTMTMSRWRHRRAAAEPAASSASPPAFVGAAACGGCHERELKLWNGSHHELAMLPANGSTVLGDFNDASIADGAVTSRMFRRGGKFIVRTGGPDGALHDYEIKFTFGVSPLQQYLVEMPGGRLQALGIAWDSRPRERGGQRWFNLFPGIKPGANDPLHWTGIDQNWNFMCADCHSTNLRKNYHPDTRTFTTSYAEIDVACEACHGPGSRHVAWAAPSAPRRGYQAGAEADDGLPIAFDERRGVNWKTDPLSGNVVRSAPRRSEREIQTCARCHSRRSQIHEDYVHGQPVGDDYRVALLAENLYYPDGQIKDEDYEYGSFIQSRMYHAGVTCSDCHEPHSLKLRAPGNGVCLQCHAAARYDSPAHHFHQTGSPGARCVECHMPARIYMTVDARRDHSIRIPRPDLSVKIGVPNACTGCHRDKSADWAASAMVKWYRHQPVGFQRFAEALNAGAIGAPEAPSALAQLAADSEQPAIARASALALMAGYSESDRGEPMRAGARDASPLVRGAAARLLPQADPQASPDVSARLLRDPVRAVRIEAAEALAGAPAGALAEGESAALQRAVGEYIAAQELNADRPEAHSNLALLFAREKRFDEAQRELATALALDPSFAPAAVDLADLDRELGREADGERVLREAIARSPADAPLQHALGLLLVRQGHRQEALEHLAAAARLDPASARFAYVYAVALNGTRQGGKALDVLEDDVARHPYDCDALGALAAFYRSAGNFKMADGYAKRLAELGSACPAQPSAQ
- a CDS encoding DUF202 domain-containing protein — its product is MSHRTKHHDRAKRDAAAAGLKAGIYSMTNQQPQAAPEIDAAARFDLERTRIAYENLMMSWIRTATSLITFGFSIYKFFQIEGHGSAYTARLIGPREFALALVLIGLGALALATMEYRQNIRLLKAQYPQCPRSLAGLVAASISVLGVVALVAVIFRQ
- a CDS encoding DUF4410 domain-containing protein, with the translated sequence MKSVQLRRMYALCVLALAGCASAAVTQQAQRAPADNEQPTQIVVYPFAANPSEVTLNQSIVQRAYRDASGDNESAAQLQIAHDTAQAICQQVVSDLKDQGYNAVCVARGTYVAGDNILLIDGALTNINEGNRLRRLVIGFGTGSSTLDSDVSMYQRIAGNLNQVLAFSTHADSGKMPGAAVMAPVGVAAGGGAAAIVGMNAAVGGAKTYSSSTSSLARKTATQIVQTVTDYTVRAGWRTQ
- a CDS encoding TetR/AcrR family transcriptional regulator, with amino-acid sequence MKKDAAPERRVKLLDDVVEYLLSNGLAGLSLRPLAAGINTSPRMLLYFFGSKEKLISEAMAEIRLRQRADFARAIAGHGGREERLLRAWSAWSSPKTARFWKFCFEVYGAALQKPGQFAEFLERFINEWLTPFEQALRAAEVPPARARHLATLSLAAMRGLQFDLLATGARPRIGAAFRELLGLLAVAIREARDAPAGAKAASPSMSRGRETERAPAMAEVRAPRPRPRRRGRNRIDQ
- a CDS encoding helix-turn-helix domain-containing protein, producing the protein MNDPANGIQRPPNGRAQTVGRVQEQMAEEKSRRTNAAVKRSTTVMTLQEVADYLRVTRSTIHRLLKRNEIPAFRIGRHWRFNVEEIENWCASRASGKGPAMDA